From the Pseudoalteromonas tunicata genome, one window contains:
- a CDS encoding Hpt domain-containing protein gives MKQLKTLNPQTLKDLIGNEPNEIIQFRIRFLQQAQDNLKALVTQFNHDQFDEIKENAHFLKTSAKAIGAEVTADLLQQLEICALNQQKKRCKFLIKSITDEIKLVYQECKL, from the coding sequence ATGAAACAACTTAAAACGCTTAACCCGCAAACTTTAAAAGATTTAATTGGTAATGAACCAAATGAGATTATTCAATTTCGTATTCGTTTTTTACAGCAGGCGCAAGACAACCTTAAAGCACTAGTAACACAATTTAATCACGATCAATTTGATGAAATTAAAGAAAATGCCCATTTTTTGAAAACATCAGCCAAAGCGATAGGCGCGGAAGTCACTGCTGATTTATTACAACAACTTGAAATATGTGCACTCAATCAACAAAAAAAGCGATGTAAGTTCTTAATTAAGAGCATTACTGACGAAATCAAACTCGTTTATCAGGAATGTAAACTATGA
- a CDS encoding NAD(P)/FAD-dependent oxidoreductase — protein MYIVCNINEFLSSMPNINNVKPEVAVIGAGIIGVTTALQLQKAGYQVTLIDKLGIGEGCSKGNAGHFATEQVFPLADSSLLPKIPSMLLDPLGPFRISLPYLLKALPWFLKFITNMRPSAYEKNKLALRRLNLQALPAWKRILSELRMEHLIELKGSLLTFEQQSSEQALKILALYQAEDISVQLLNRAQLEQLQPGLDTRVHCALYFNEVGHTINPYLLTQTLYQECQRLGVIFKKTEVTEINHLKNQPIVGFIDAKSQSFDKLVLCTGAFSKKLCLQLGYKIPIEAERGYHLMAQAASMPKIPIASFDKKFIMTPMAEGLRLAGTVEFSGLKQPANYKRALALLPLGQAIWPAITTKLTDDNLIMWMGCRPSLPDSKPIISQSGKHQSIYFNLGHQHLGLTLAATSAELITALISSNNPTIELSDFSINRFN, from the coding sequence ATGTATATTGTATGCAATATCAATGAATTTTTAAGTTCTATGCCAAATATTAATAATGTAAAACCAGAAGTCGCTGTGATTGGAGCGGGTATTATAGGTGTCACCACTGCCTTACAATTGCAAAAAGCGGGTTACCAAGTGACCTTAATAGACAAACTAGGTATAGGTGAAGGTTGCTCAAAAGGCAATGCAGGCCATTTTGCAACTGAACAAGTTTTTCCCTTAGCAGACAGCAGTTTATTACCAAAAATTCCAAGCATGCTGCTCGACCCTCTAGGCCCCTTTAGAATTTCACTCCCTTATTTATTAAAAGCATTACCTTGGTTTTTAAAATTCATAACTAATATGCGTCCCAGCGCCTATGAAAAAAATAAACTCGCACTTAGACGCTTAAACCTACAAGCACTTCCAGCTTGGAAAAGGATATTATCTGAATTAAGAATGGAGCATTTAATCGAGTTAAAAGGCTCCCTACTAACATTCGAACAACAAAGCTCTGAGCAAGCTCTCAAAATATTAGCGTTATACCAAGCGGAAGATATTTCAGTTCAATTACTAAATCGGGCCCAACTCGAACAACTCCAGCCAGGCCTAGACACCAGAGTTCATTGTGCCCTGTACTTCAACGAAGTTGGTCACACTATAAATCCATATTTGTTAACTCAAACGCTGTACCAAGAATGTCAGAGGTTAGGCGTGATATTTAAGAAAACTGAAGTCACTGAAATTAACCACCTCAAGAACCAGCCAATAGTGGGCTTTATAGATGCTAAATCTCAATCATTTGATAAATTAGTTTTATGTACTGGTGCTTTTAGTAAAAAATTATGCTTACAGTTGGGCTATAAAATCCCAATAGAAGCTGAACGAGGATATCACTTGATGGCGCAAGCAGCATCAATGCCCAAAATACCAATAGCATCATTTGATAAAAAATTTATCATGACTCCAATGGCTGAAGGACTTCGATTAGCAGGAACTGTTGAGTTTTCAGGGCTAAAACAACCTGCCAACTATAAAAGGGCACTGGCTCTGCTCCCTTTAGGACAAGCTATTTGGCCTGCAATTACAACCAAATTAACTGATGATAATTTAATAATGTGGATGGGCTGTAGACCTAGTTTACCTGATTCAAAGCCTATAATTTCTCAATCTGGTAAACATCAAAGTATTTATTTTAATTTAGGACACCAGCATTTAGGCTTAACATTAGCCGCTACTTCAGCTGAATTAATTACAGCTTTGATATCAAGCAATAACCCAACAATTGAACTAAGTGATTTTTCAATTAACAGATTTAACTAA
- a CDS encoding regulatory protein RecX: protein MDDKEKQKLKNYVLWLLSRQEYSRRDLTFKLQQKGASADFIASLLDWCEHHSFIDEKRYCESFIRRHLAKLHGLKRIQAEAAGKGIERTLLETTLDEMEIDWYQQAQAAYNRKFSGITGNLEFKEKAKILRYLMYRGFNHEQIEFAMQTEPSDE, encoded by the coding sequence ATGGATGATAAAGAAAAGCAAAAACTAAAAAATTACGTGCTCTGGTTATTGTCTCGCCAAGAATATTCGCGTCGAGACTTAACCTTTAAATTACAGCAAAAAGGCGCATCAGCTGACTTTATCGCAAGTTTACTCGATTGGTGTGAGCATCATTCGTTTATTGATGAAAAGCGATATTGTGAAAGTTTTATTCGCCGTCATCTGGCAAAGCTTCACGGATTGAAGCGTATCCAGGCCGAAGCTGCGGGTAAAGGAATTGAGCGAACCTTACTTGAAACCACGTTAGATGAGATGGAAATTGACTGGTATCAGCAAGCCCAAGCAGCATATAATAGGAAGTTTTCTGGAATTACTGGAAACCTTGAATTCAAAGAAAAAGCAAAAATTTTGCGTTATTTGATGTATCGAGGTTTTAATCATGAACAAATAGAATTTGCAATGCAAACAGAGCCGTCAGACGAGTGA
- a CDS encoding dihydrodipicolinate synthase family protein, whose translation MRPNWHGVYPAVSTQFNQDSTIDFAQNAKMWENLIDEGVHGIIVCGTVGENCSLTADEKRQVMKAAVEVVAGRVPVLSGVAETTTAAAVAYAKDAQEIGIDGLMVLPGMVYRSTEAEAIVHYQQVARSTTLPIMIYNNPVAYGVDVSIAGMKELAAEPNIVSVKEATTDTRRITELFREFGDRFIIFGGVDDIALESLMLGATGWISGLTNVFPRESVAIFNLAQQGRYSEALEIWRWFLPLLRLDTIPTLVQCIKFAEELAGRGSERVRAPRLPLAGQERAYVERLYKEALENRIDLAKFN comes from the coding sequence ATGCGTCCTAATTGGCATGGGGTTTACCCTGCGGTTTCAACTCAGTTCAACCAAGATTCAACAATTGATTTTGCGCAAAACGCTAAAATGTGGGAGAACCTGATTGACGAAGGTGTTCATGGGATTATCGTTTGTGGCACGGTTGGTGAAAACTGCTCTTTAACTGCAGATGAAAAACGACAAGTAATGAAAGCGGCTGTTGAAGTAGTCGCAGGTCGTGTTCCTGTTCTTTCAGGTGTTGCAGAGACAACGACAGCGGCCGCGGTTGCATATGCAAAAGATGCACAAGAGATTGGTATCGATGGCTTAATGGTTTTACCCGGCATGGTTTATCGTTCAACAGAAGCTGAAGCTATTGTTCATTATCAACAGGTGGCACGATCAACTACATTACCAATAATGATTTATAACAACCCAGTCGCTTATGGTGTTGATGTGTCGATAGCCGGAATGAAGGAGCTCGCTGCTGAACCGAATATTGTTTCGGTAAAAGAAGCGACAACTGATACTCGTCGTATTACTGAGTTATTTAGAGAGTTCGGAGATCGCTTTATTATTTTTGGCGGGGTTGATGATATTGCACTTGAAAGTTTAATGCTTGGTGCAACTGGTTGGATTTCAGGATTAACTAATGTATTTCCGCGAGAGTCAGTTGCTATTTTTAACCTTGCACAGCAAGGTCGGTATAGCGAAGCACTTGAGATTTGGCGTTGGTTTTTACCATTATTACGCTTAGATACAATCCCAACATTAGTTCAGTGCATTAAATTTGCAGAAGAGCTGGCAGGTCGTGGTTCTGAGCGCGTTCGTGCACCTCGTTTACCATTAGCTGGTCAAGAGCGTGCTTACGTTGAGCGTCTTTACAAAGAAGCGTTAGAAAATAGAATCGATTTAGCTAAATTCAATTAA
- a CDS encoding BPSS1780 family membrane protein: MAIEQRVYKAQAGVAWFKAAWHIFKMQPGTFILMHAVMGGLGLVAIFFPILQIAAGLATPFLTAGFYQAILLRQQGKKITVAELFAPFGQVGRRLGLFRLGLYQIGAGILLALLASWLFKDAIAVLEQYAAQPEIAAQHLLNNLHFSNIVVFISALSFYLMCFAYAVPLVYFHGTANLLEVFKASLSTFWHNMAAIGVYGVIFTGLMLISVPLSFIPLFFIMPICYIAFFVSFQAMFMSTIVVAAPTNDMPTSSGRFDA; this comes from the coding sequence ATGGCCATAGAGCAACGAGTTTATAAAGCCCAAGCGGGAGTAGCGTGGTTTAAAGCCGCTTGGCACATATTTAAGATGCAACCGGGGACATTTATTTTAATGCACGCGGTAATGGGTGGGCTTGGTTTGGTCGCAATTTTTTTTCCGATTTTACAAATTGCAGCTGGGCTTGCCACTCCTTTTTTAACGGCAGGTTTCTATCAGGCTATTTTATTACGCCAGCAAGGTAAAAAAATTACGGTTGCTGAGTTGTTTGCGCCATTTGGCCAAGTTGGTCGTCGCCTTGGATTATTTCGTTTAGGCTTGTATCAAATTGGTGCGGGAATTTTACTCGCTTTATTAGCAAGTTGGTTGTTTAAAGATGCAATTGCAGTGCTTGAGCAATATGCAGCTCAGCCTGAAATTGCGGCGCAGCATTTACTGAATAATTTGCACTTTTCAAATATCGTAGTATTTATCAGTGCATTATCCTTTTATTTAATGTGTTTTGCGTATGCAGTGCCGTTAGTTTATTTTCACGGAACTGCTAATTTACTCGAAGTGTTCAAGGCTAGTTTATCTACGTTTTGGCATAACATGGCTGCTATCGGTGTATATGGAGTTATTTTTACCGGACTGATGTTAATCAGTGTACCGCTTTCATTTATCCCGTTATTTTTTATTATGCCTATTTGCTACATTGCTTTTTTTGTCTCATTTCAAGCTATGTTTATGAGTACAATTGTGGTGGCTGCGCCAACAAATGATATGCCGACTTCATCAGGGCGATTTGACGCTTAA
- a CDS encoding rhodanese-like domain-containing protein, translating into MKLTILSLTTVLFLCASPNVLAAPTPTVSQQTLIEAQKNNTVILLDVRSDEEFKDGHIPGAINYSHLDIINNTAVLDYQKDQAIIVYCRSGRRAAAAEQALIDLGFTNVKHLEGDWLGWQETQLKTDNTKAQ; encoded by the coding sequence ATGAAATTAACTATTTTATCACTCACAACTGTCTTATTTTTATGTGCAAGTCCAAATGTACTTGCTGCACCGACCCCTACAGTAAGCCAGCAAACATTAATTGAAGCACAAAAAAATAATACCGTTATTCTGCTCGATGTACGTTCAGATGAAGAGTTCAAGGATGGACATATTCCTGGCGCTATTAATTACTCTCATTTAGATATTATTAATAACACCGCGGTACTCGATTATCAAAAAGACCAAGCTATTATCGTTTATTGCCGTTCTGGAAGAAGAGCAGCTGCAGCAGAGCAAGCGCTAATCGATTTAGGGTTTACTAATGTAAAACACTTAGAAGGTGATTGGCTAGGTTGGCAAGAAACGCAGTTAAAAACTGATAATACCAAAGCACAATAG
- a CDS encoding aldehyde dehydrogenase (NADP(+)), translated as MLSGLSFINGQWQSNSDDCFYAINAIDHSQMQPQFINCSKELLDEACLQAKAAFIEYRQTTPLQRADFLNEIAHQLALAEPLLLERTTVETGLPTGRIQGELARTINQLRLFATNLIKQPVFMAHDFALPERTPLARPDLKMSQLPLGPVAVFGASNFPLAFSTAGGDTASALAAGCTVVFKAHVAHPGTCEIVSRAIEKAISICGMPCGVFSLLQSKSYEISHSLVKHVAIKAVGFTGSYRVGMALLDSIKTRNEPIPFYGELGAINPQIILPNFIAQNSSGLAQEFVTSMAMGAGQFCTNPGVWLVNKEEAAEFKAKLIPLIESSAAQTMLTPGILNAYAQGCQRLAEHAEVVASGLVDDKKASVYLFTTSADQFLSNQALHEEVFGPASLMVTYKDLAEVASIIDELEGQLTASIHGSLEVIEQHKGLVEALSFKVGRLIFNQMPTGVEVCDAMMHGGPFPCSTDVRSTSVGSFAIERFLRPICYQNQP; from the coding sequence ATGTTATCAGGATTAAGCTTTATTAATGGTCAATGGCAAAGTAACTCAGATGATTGTTTTTACGCAATTAATGCAATTGATCACAGTCAAATGCAGCCACAATTTATTAATTGTTCCAAAGAGTTATTAGATGAAGCGTGCCTGCAAGCAAAAGCGGCATTTATTGAATATCGACAGACAACACCTTTGCAGCGAGCTGATTTTTTAAATGAAATAGCTCACCAACTAGCCTTAGCCGAACCATTATTACTTGAGCGTACCACAGTTGAAACTGGACTACCTACAGGAAGAATTCAAGGTGAATTAGCCAGAACAATCAATCAACTACGTCTTTTTGCCACCAACCTTATTAAACAGCCCGTTTTTATGGCTCACGATTTTGCACTACCCGAAAGAACCCCGTTAGCGCGTCCAGACTTAAAAATGTCTCAGTTACCTTTAGGTCCTGTTGCCGTATTTGGTGCAAGCAACTTTCCTCTCGCGTTTAGCACGGCTGGCGGAGACACTGCATCAGCACTTGCGGCTGGGTGTACAGTGGTTTTTAAAGCCCATGTTGCTCACCCAGGCACCTGTGAAATTGTCTCTCGTGCGATTGAAAAAGCTATCAGTATTTGTGGTATGCCTTGTGGAGTATTTAGTTTATTGCAAAGTAAATCGTACGAGATAAGCCACAGTTTAGTAAAACATGTTGCAATTAAAGCGGTCGGTTTTACCGGCTCTTATCGTGTCGGTATGGCATTGCTCGACAGTATTAAAACCCGAAATGAACCCATCCCATTTTATGGTGAGCTTGGCGCAATTAATCCCCAAATAATATTGCCTAATTTTATTGCTCAAAATTCCTCAGGTTTAGCTCAAGAGTTTGTAACATCAATGGCAATGGGAGCAGGCCAGTTTTGCACTAATCCTGGCGTTTGGTTAGTTAATAAGGAAGAGGCAGCGGAATTTAAAGCCAAACTTATCCCTTTAATCGAATCTTCAGCAGCTCAAACCATGCTTACCCCTGGTATTTTAAATGCGTATGCTCAAGGCTGTCAGCGCCTAGCTGAACATGCAGAAGTCGTTGCAAGTGGGCTTGTTGATGATAAAAAAGCATCGGTTTATTTATTTACAACTTCGGCAGATCAATTTTTGTCAAATCAAGCATTGCATGAGGAAGTATTTGGCCCTGCATCTCTAATGGTTACTTATAAAGATTTAGCTGAAGTTGCAAGTATTATTGATGAACTTGAAGGTCAATTAACCGCTTCGATTCATGGCAGCCTTGAAGTCATTGAGCAACATAAAGGGCTTGTTGAGGCACTTTCATTTAAAGTTGGGCGGCTTATTTTTAATCAAATGCCAACCGGGGTCGAAGTATGTGATGCGATGATGCATGGTGGGCCTTTTCCTTGCTCAACTGATGTAAGAAGTACCTCAGTTGGTAGTTTTGCAATCGAACGATTCTTACGTCCAATTTGTTATCAGAACCAACCTTAG
- a CDS encoding response regulator: MSSESRLASRHPKVVLLYQDKENTDCLDPLILDISDEYRALKLTKTIAKDIKQLSPHVIIFALDTVFNSTKTYLHLVENNILRNNHFSILLCSNKESGLAFQACVRELFDDYFVYQPLYEKFRLKLIIHHGLKQCRGSYQFDQSQIEKLNAQNEEFTQLIEQGFQCRQELVDTVTKSKNNISTQTQSNKNDEQQTDAEQDLKNKLMAEINEHHLAPMFKLLESNIASTMNSLIQSLTKQQQTHLTQTQASISASNKNERSNYLDNSELQKFIHSLEAFEQKNLPKKILVVEDNSLYREMISSVLTKEHFEVDEAEDGLKAIRKIKENNYSLIIMDLFMPHLDGLNTTKHIRLLPNGKNTPIIALSGNKNKQLVQKWASHGLAGYIMKPSTKTQILDTVEKALS; this comes from the coding sequence ATGAGTTCAGAATCAAGACTTGCATCAAGGCATCCAAAAGTTGTTCTTCTATACCAGGATAAAGAAAATACGGACTGTTTAGATCCATTAATATTAGATATCAGTGACGAATATCGTGCGCTTAAGCTGACAAAAACAATTGCCAAAGATATCAAACAGCTGTCACCTCATGTAATTATTTTTGCCCTTGATACTGTGTTTAACAGTACCAAAACTTATTTACACTTAGTCGAAAATAATATATTGCGTAATAATCACTTCAGTATTCTTTTATGTAGCAACAAAGAGTCAGGGCTTGCTTTTCAAGCCTGTGTCAGAGAGCTATTTGATGATTATTTTGTTTACCAGCCACTATATGAGAAATTTCGTTTAAAACTCATCATTCATCATGGTCTGAAGCAATGTAGAGGCTCTTATCAATTTGATCAAAGTCAAATTGAAAAACTCAATGCGCAAAATGAAGAATTTACTCAATTAATAGAGCAAGGGTTTCAATGTCGACAAGAGTTGGTTGATACAGTGACTAAAAGTAAAAATAACATATCGACTCAAACCCAAAGTAACAAAAATGACGAACAACAGACTGATGCAGAGCAAGATTTAAAAAATAAGTTAATGGCAGAGATAAATGAGCACCACTTAGCCCCGATGTTTAAATTACTCGAATCAAATATTGCATCAACAATGAATTCACTAATCCAGAGTCTAACCAAACAACAGCAAACTCACTTAACTCAAACTCAAGCAAGCATTAGTGCATCGAATAAAAATGAGCGCTCAAACTACTTAGATAATTCAGAGTTGCAAAAATTCATTCATTCACTTGAAGCATTCGAACAAAAAAATCTCCCTAAAAAAATTTTAGTCGTCGAAGACAATTCACTTTACCGTGAAATGATTTCAAGCGTACTGACAAAAGAACACTTTGAAGTTGATGAAGCTGAAGATGGCTTAAAAGCAATTAGAAAAATTAAAGAAAATAATTATTCTCTCATTATCATGGATTTATTCATGCCTCACTTAGATGGTTTAAACACCACAAAGCACATTCGTTTGCTGCCAAATGGCAAAAATACTCCCATTATCGCGTTATCCGGAAATAAAAATAAGCAACTTGTGCAAAAGTGGGCATCACATGGACTTGCAGGCTATATCATGAAACCATCAACTAAAACACAGATTTTAGATACTGTGGAAAAGGCATTGAGTTAA
- a CDS encoding RNA polymerase sigma factor — MLLNLKSWFIKPQDPDIIMTRFCQTGSQAELGQLFNHFGNDIYHYLVSLSNTDTANDVSQKTWLKVMEKRHLYREQSSLKAWLFTIATNTLRDEIKAANKLISLEYQQLESLQTVELETENNLLKSYNHALLQLPFKQRESFILQQEGFSLAQIASITSEPQETVKTRLRYAKQQLKISLGVYNEI, encoded by the coding sequence ATACTACTTAATTTAAAAAGCTGGTTTATCAAACCGCAAGATCCAGACATCATTATGACTCGCTTTTGTCAAACAGGTTCGCAAGCAGAATTAGGCCAACTATTTAATCATTTTGGCAATGATATTTATCACTATCTCGTATCGTTAAGTAATACCGATACAGCGAATGATGTCAGCCAAAAAACATGGCTTAAAGTTATGGAGAAAAGGCACCTTTACCGAGAACAATCCTCACTAAAAGCTTGGTTATTTACCATTGCTACCAATACATTACGTGATGAAATAAAAGCAGCGAACAAATTGATTAGTCTTGAATATCAACAGTTAGAAAGCTTGCAAACCGTTGAACTTGAAACAGAAAATAACTTATTAAAAAGCTACAACCACGCTTTGCTACAACTACCATTTAAGCAAAGGGAAAGCTTTATATTACAACAAGAAGGTTTTTCATTGGCTCAAATTGCAAGTATTACCTCAGAGCCTCAAGAAACTGTAAAAACCAGGTTGCGCTATGCCAAGCAACAGCTAAAAATTAGCCTAGGAGTGTATAATGAAATCTGA
- a CDS encoding energy transducer TonB produces the protein MTHTITQSTAQPLAKIALITAAGLIMTFVAFAFMQYLIKPQENYAPTVQPDFTIEVAQEKKIKQITTISRLPPPPMVNKAPPKLMPVSDAPEIDTTQIIPLIKISPQMSDKEGLTSLKLDNQASPIVRMAPKYPQSAARDGIEGWVQIGFSISKTGRVINPTILASEPKRIFDAAALKAIKKWKYKAKIEQGHAIEQHGLNIQLDFSLDNSN, from the coding sequence ATGACTCATACAATCACACAATCTACCGCTCAGCCATTAGCAAAAATAGCCCTAATTACTGCTGCTGGCCTGATAATGACCTTTGTAGCTTTTGCCTTTATGCAATATTTAATTAAACCTCAAGAAAATTATGCGCCAACAGTACAGCCTGATTTTACGATTGAAGTTGCCCAAGAAAAAAAAATCAAACAGATCACAACAATATCGCGCTTACCACCACCTCCAATGGTAAATAAAGCTCCACCAAAATTGATGCCAGTTTCAGATGCACCCGAAATTGATACGACACAGATCATACCGCTAATAAAAATATCGCCACAAATGAGCGATAAAGAAGGATTAACAAGCTTAAAGCTAGATAACCAAGCAAGCCCGATTGTTAGGATGGCTCCGAAATACCCACAATCTGCAGCCCGAGATGGTATTGAGGGCTGGGTACAAATTGGCTTTTCAATTTCAAAGACGGGTCGTGTTATTAACCCCACTATTTTAGCCTCAGAGCCCAAGCGTATTTTTGATGCAGCAGCCCTAAAAGCGATAAAAAAATGGAAATACAAAGCCAAAATTGAGCAGGGTCATGCAATAGAACAGCATGGGTTAAATATTCAACTTGATTTCAGTTTGGATAATAGTAATTAA
- a CDS encoding GntR family transcriptional regulator, whose product MALTYKTRTEFVVDAIREKILKGEVKAGQPLRQAALAEELDVSRIPVREALLQLEAEGLVKFQAHKGAIVTKLDADHVDELFELRAMLEADVLARSIPNLTSSHLAEAESILAELEQSLTHDDSANLWSDLNTQFHVCLYQGCHRPQSMDMISMLNQNASRYIRLHFLLAGGIHKAGPEHRQLINYCKNQQIDQAVEVLKSHILGAKDEIKALLQQQD is encoded by the coding sequence ATGGCGCTGACATATAAAACACGTACAGAATTTGTTGTTGACGCAATAAGAGAAAAAATCCTCAAAGGTGAAGTGAAAGCAGGCCAGCCATTAAGACAAGCTGCACTCGCAGAAGAACTTGATGTAAGTCGCATACCTGTGCGTGAAGCACTTTTGCAGTTAGAAGCCGAAGGCCTTGTTAAGTTTCAAGCACATAAAGGTGCGATTGTGACTAAACTTGATGCCGATCACGTCGATGAATTATTTGAGCTTCGTGCAATGCTAGAAGCTGACGTACTTGCTCGTTCGATTCCGAATTTAACATCATCACATTTGGCCGAAGCTGAAAGTATCTTAGCTGAGTTAGAGCAATCTCTGACTCATGATGATAGCGCGAATTTATGGTCTGATTTAAATACTCAATTTCATGTGTGTCTGTACCAAGGTTGTCACCGGCCCCAAAGTATGGATATGATCAGTATGCTCAATCAAAATGCAAGTCGTTATATTCGATTACATTTTTTACTTGCAGGCGGTATTCATAAAGCCGGCCCAGAGCATAGACAGCTGATTAATTACTGCAAAAATCAGCAAATTGACCAAGCGGTTGAAGTATTAAAAAGCCATATATTAGGCGCGAAAGATGAAATAAAAGCGTTGTTGCAGCAACAGGATTAA
- a CDS encoding GTP cyclohydrolase II, with protein MAEVRARVQLKVGKQSTIPAEILSFSGLQDGVEHVALVFNQADKTQDTPLIRLHSECLTGDVFHSSRCDCGEQLNESIEKMHQQGGILLYLRQEGRGIGLYNKIDAYVLQSQGMNTYEANNHLGFADDLRDFSDAVLMLKAMGIHDVQLMTNNPKKLKALTDAGIKVRNLVGTHAHLKEGNEAYLATKVKHGSHMLDLSKTKK; from the coding sequence GTGGCTGAAGTACGAGCAAGAGTCCAGCTAAAGGTTGGCAAACAGAGCACTATACCTGCAGAGATCCTGTCATTTTCAGGTCTGCAAGATGGTGTTGAGCATGTCGCTTTAGTGTTTAACCAAGCAGATAAAACACAAGATACCCCCTTAATTCGCCTTCATTCAGAATGTCTTACTGGAGATGTATTTCATTCATCACGCTGTGACTGCGGCGAGCAATTGAATGAATCGATTGAAAAAATGCACCAACAAGGTGGTATTTTGCTTTACCTTCGTCAAGAGGGGCGCGGCATTGGCTTGTACAATAAAATTGATGCTTATGTTTTGCAGTCACAAGGGATGAATACGTACGAAGCGAACAATCATCTTGGTTTTGCTGATGATTTACGTGATTTTTCAGACGCAGTATTAATGTTAAAAGCGATGGGAATTCACGATGTTCAGTTAATGACGAATAACCCTAAAAAACTCAAGGCACTCACAGATGCTGGGATTAAAGTGCGCAACTTAGTTGGTACACATGCGCATTTAAAAGAGGGTAATGAAGCTTATTTAGCTACAAAAGTAAAACATGGCTCGCATATGCTGGATTTAAGTAAAACAAAAAAGTAG
- a CDS encoding 4-hydroxyproline epimerase, with protein sequence MIKGTFFCIDAHTCGNPVRLVTSGHPILSGSSMGEKRVNFINEFDWIRKALMFEPRGHDMMSGAFLYPPCSENADVSILFIETSGCLPMCGHGTIGTLTAGLEAGLIKPKVAGRLIVDVPAGQLQVEYQQTAAKVDWVKIYNIASYLAHENIQIDVPELGSITLDIAYGGNFYAIIEPQLNYPGLQDWSPDKILKFSPLIREIAGKVVECIHPLDAKVNGLSHVMWTGAPQQPNSSAANAVFYGDKAIDRSPCGTGTSARMAQLYAKGLLKQGEPFVHESIIGSQFVGKIESVTEIAGITAIMPSIQGWARVTGHNQIIVDDEDPYAFGFQVV encoded by the coding sequence ATGATTAAAGGTACGTTTTTTTGTATAGATGCACATACTTGTGGCAATCCGGTAAGGCTAGTAACCTCCGGGCACCCAATACTTAGCGGTTCTTCGATGGGAGAAAAGCGAGTTAATTTTATTAATGAATTTGATTGGATCCGAAAAGCGCTGATGTTTGAGCCTCGTGGGCATGACATGATGTCCGGAGCTTTTTTATATCCCCCTTGTTCAGAAAATGCAGATGTATCTATTTTATTTATCGAGACATCTGGCTGCTTACCTATGTGTGGCCATGGCACAATAGGGACTTTAACAGCAGGTTTAGAGGCGGGATTAATTAAACCAAAAGTAGCCGGTAGACTAATCGTTGATGTTCCTGCAGGGCAGCTTCAAGTCGAGTACCAGCAAACAGCAGCTAAGGTCGATTGGGTAAAAATTTATAATATTGCATCGTATTTAGCACATGAAAATATTCAAATAGATGTACCAGAACTTGGTTCAATTACTTTAGATATTGCTTATGGTGGAAATTTTTACGCGATTATTGAACCTCAGCTAAATTATCCAGGTTTACAAGATTGGTCACCGGATAAAATTCTTAAGTTTAGCCCCTTGATACGTGAGATTGCCGGTAAAGTCGTTGAGTGTATTCATCCATTGGATGCGAAAGTGAACGGTTTATCTCATGTAATGTGGACTGGAGCACCTCAACAGCCTAATTCAAGTGCCGCCAATGCAGTTTTTTATGGTGACAAAGCAATTGATCGCTCACCTTGTGGAACAGGAACCTCAGCCAGAATGGCGCAACTATATGCTAAAGGGTTATTAAAACAAGGTGAGCCATTTGTACACGAAAGCATTATTGGCAGCCAATTTGTTGGCAAAATTGAATCTGTAACCGAGATTGCAGGGATCACAGCCATTATGCCTTCAATTCAAGGTTGGGCGAGAGTTACAGGGCATAATCAGATCATTGTTGATGATGAAGATCCCTACGCCTTTGGTTTTCAAGTAGTTTAA